From the Taeniopygia guttata chromosome 20, bTaeGut7.mat, whole genome shotgun sequence genome, one window contains:
- the BLCAP gene encoding apoptosis inducing factor BLCAP: MYCLQWLLPVLLIPKPLNPALWFSHSMFMGFYLLSFLLERKPCTICALVFLAALFLICYSCWGNCFLYHCTGSQLPESAHDPNIVGT, encoded by the coding sequence ATGTACTGCCTTCAGTGGTTGCTACCTGTCCTGCTCATACCCAAGCCCCTCAACCCAGCATTGTGGTTCAGTCACTCAATGTTCATGGGATTCTACCTGCTCAGTTTTCTCCTGGAACGGAAACCTTGCACAATTTGTGCCTTGGTCTTCCTGGCAGCTCTATTCCTCATCTGCTACAGCTGCTGGGGGAACTGCTTCTTGTATCACTGCACAGGATCCCAGCTGCCAGAATCAGCTCATGATCCCAACATAGTGGGCACCTAG
- the SRC gene encoding proto-oncogene tyrosine-protein kinase Src isoform X1, with amino-acid sequence MGSSKSKPKDPSQRRRSLEPAENTHHGGYPASQTPSKAAAPDAHRTPSRSFGTMAAESKLFGGFNTSDTVTSPQRAGALAGGVTTFVALYDYESRTETDLSFKKGERLQIVNNTRKVDVREGDWWLAHSLTTGQTGYIPSNYVAPSDSIQAEEWYFGKITRRESERLLLNPENPRGTFLVRESETTKGAYCLSVSDFDNAKGLNVKHYKIRKLDSGGFYITSRTQFNSLQQLVAYYSKHADGLCHRLTNICPTSKPQTQGLAKDAWEIPRESLRLEVKLGQGCFGEVWMGTWNGTTRVAIKTLKPGTMSPEAFLQEAQVMKKLRHEKLVQLYAVVSEEPIYIVTEYMSKGSLLDFLKGEMGKYLRLPQLVDMAAQIASGMAYVERMNYVHRDLRAANILVGENLVCKVADFGLARLIEDNEYTARQGAKFPIKWTAPEAALYGRFTIKSDVWSFGILLTELTTKGRVPYPGMVNREVLDQVERGYRMPCPPECPESLHDLMCQCWRKDPEERPTFEYLQAFLEDYFTSTEPQYQPGENL; translated from the exons ATGGGGAGCAGCAAGAGCAAGCCCAAAGACCCCAGCCAGCGCCGGCGCAGCCTGGAGCCCGCTGAGAACACCCACCATGGGGGGTACCCAGCCTCGCAGACACCCAGCAAGGCAGCTGCCCCCGACGCCCACCGCACCCCCAGCCGCTCCTTCGGGACCATGGCTGCTGAGTCCAAGCTCTTTGGGGGCTTCAACACCTCTGACACCGTCACCTCGCCGCAGCGTGCCGGGGCACTGGCTG GGGGAGTCACCACCTTCGTAGCCCTCTACGACTACGAGTCCCGCACGGAAACAGACTTGTCCTTCAAGAAGGGAGAGCGCCTGCAAATCGTCAACAACAc GAGAAAAGTGGATGTCAG GGAAGGTGACTGGTGGCTGGCTCATTCCCTCACTACAGGACAGACGGGCTACATCCCCAGTAACTATGTCGCGCCCTCAGACTCCATCCAGGCTGAAGA GTGGTATTTTGGGAAGATCACTCGCCGGGAGTCCGAGCGGCTGCTGCTCAACCCCGAAAACCCCCGAGGGACCTTCCTGGTCCGGGAGAGCGAGACCACAAAag GTGCCTACTGCCTGTCCGTGTCCGACTTCGACAACGCCAAGGGGCTCAACGTGAAGCACTACAAGATCCGCAAGCTGGACAGTGGCGGCTTCTACATCACCTCCCGCACCCAGTTCaacagcctgcagcagctggtggcCTACTACTCCA AACATGCTGACGGCCTGTGCCACCGTCTCACCAACATCTGCCCCACGTCCAAGCCCCAGACCCAAGGCCTTGCCAAGGATGCCTGGGAAATCCCCCGGGAATCGCTGCGGCTGGAGGTCaagctgggacagggctgcttCGGAGAGGTGTGGATGG GGACCTGGAATGGCACCACCCGGGTGGCCATCAAGACACTGAAGCCTGGCACCATGTCCCCAGAGGCCTTCCTGCAGGAAGCCCAGGTCATGAAGAAGCTCCGACACGAGAAGCTGGTGCAGCTCTACGCTGTGGTGTCAGAGGAGCCCATTTACATCGTCACCGAGTACATGAGCAAGG GGAGCCTCCTGGACTTCCTGAAGGGTGAGATGGGCAAGTACCTGCGGCTGCCCCAGCTCGTGGACATGGCTGCTCAG ATCGCATCCGGCATGGCCTATGTGGAGAGGATGAACTATGTGCACCGGGACCTACGGGCAGCCAACATCCTGGTGGGGGAGAACCTGGTGTGCAAAGTGGCTGATTTTGGCTTGGCACGACTCATCGAGGACAACGAGTACACGGCTCGGCAAG GTGCAAAGTTCCCCATCAAGTGGACGGCCCCTGAAGCAGCTCTGTACGGCAGGTTTACCATCAAGTCAGACGTCTGGTCCTTCGGCATCCTCTTGACTGAGCTGACCACCAAGGGCAGAGTGCCATACCCAG GGATGGTGAACCGGGAGGTGCTGGACCAGGTGGAGCGGGGGTACCGCATGCCCTGCCCGCCCGAGTGCCCCGAGTCCCTGCACGACCTCATGTGCCAGTGCTGGCGGAAGGACCCTGAGGAGAGACCCACCTTCGAGTACCTGCAGGCTTTCCTGGAGGACTACTTCACCTCGACAGAGCCCCAGTACCAGCCTGGAGAGAACCTATAG
- the SRC gene encoding proto-oncogene tyrosine-protein kinase Src isoform X2 gives MGSSKSKPKDPSQRRRSLEPAENTHHGGYPASQTPSKAAAPDAHRTPSRSFGTMAAESKLFGGFNTSDTVTSPQRAGALAGGVTTFVALYDYESRTETDLSFKKGERLQIVNNTEGDWWLAHSLTTGQTGYIPSNYVAPSDSIQAEEWYFGKITRRESERLLLNPENPRGTFLVRESETTKGAYCLSVSDFDNAKGLNVKHYKIRKLDSGGFYITSRTQFNSLQQLVAYYSKHADGLCHRLTNICPTSKPQTQGLAKDAWEIPRESLRLEVKLGQGCFGEVWMGTWNGTTRVAIKTLKPGTMSPEAFLQEAQVMKKLRHEKLVQLYAVVSEEPIYIVTEYMSKGSLLDFLKGEMGKYLRLPQLVDMAAQIASGMAYVERMNYVHRDLRAANILVGENLVCKVADFGLARLIEDNEYTARQGAKFPIKWTAPEAALYGRFTIKSDVWSFGILLTELTTKGRVPYPGMVNREVLDQVERGYRMPCPPECPESLHDLMCQCWRKDPEERPTFEYLQAFLEDYFTSTEPQYQPGENL, from the exons ATGGGGAGCAGCAAGAGCAAGCCCAAAGACCCCAGCCAGCGCCGGCGCAGCCTGGAGCCCGCTGAGAACACCCACCATGGGGGGTACCCAGCCTCGCAGACACCCAGCAAGGCAGCTGCCCCCGACGCCCACCGCACCCCCAGCCGCTCCTTCGGGACCATGGCTGCTGAGTCCAAGCTCTTTGGGGGCTTCAACACCTCTGACACCGTCACCTCGCCGCAGCGTGCCGGGGCACTGGCTG GGGGAGTCACCACCTTCGTAGCCCTCTACGACTACGAGTCCCGCACGGAAACAGACTTGTCCTTCAAGAAGGGAGAGCGCCTGCAAATCGTCAACAACAc GGAAGGTGACTGGTGGCTGGCTCATTCCCTCACTACAGGACAGACGGGCTACATCCCCAGTAACTATGTCGCGCCCTCAGACTCCATCCAGGCTGAAGA GTGGTATTTTGGGAAGATCACTCGCCGGGAGTCCGAGCGGCTGCTGCTCAACCCCGAAAACCCCCGAGGGACCTTCCTGGTCCGGGAGAGCGAGACCACAAAag GTGCCTACTGCCTGTCCGTGTCCGACTTCGACAACGCCAAGGGGCTCAACGTGAAGCACTACAAGATCCGCAAGCTGGACAGTGGCGGCTTCTACATCACCTCCCGCACCCAGTTCaacagcctgcagcagctggtggcCTACTACTCCA AACATGCTGACGGCCTGTGCCACCGTCTCACCAACATCTGCCCCACGTCCAAGCCCCAGACCCAAGGCCTTGCCAAGGATGCCTGGGAAATCCCCCGGGAATCGCTGCGGCTGGAGGTCaagctgggacagggctgcttCGGAGAGGTGTGGATGG GGACCTGGAATGGCACCACCCGGGTGGCCATCAAGACACTGAAGCCTGGCACCATGTCCCCAGAGGCCTTCCTGCAGGAAGCCCAGGTCATGAAGAAGCTCCGACACGAGAAGCTGGTGCAGCTCTACGCTGTGGTGTCAGAGGAGCCCATTTACATCGTCACCGAGTACATGAGCAAGG GGAGCCTCCTGGACTTCCTGAAGGGTGAGATGGGCAAGTACCTGCGGCTGCCCCAGCTCGTGGACATGGCTGCTCAG ATCGCATCCGGCATGGCCTATGTGGAGAGGATGAACTATGTGCACCGGGACCTACGGGCAGCCAACATCCTGGTGGGGGAGAACCTGGTGTGCAAAGTGGCTGATTTTGGCTTGGCACGACTCATCGAGGACAACGAGTACACGGCTCGGCAAG GTGCAAAGTTCCCCATCAAGTGGACGGCCCCTGAAGCAGCTCTGTACGGCAGGTTTACCATCAAGTCAGACGTCTGGTCCTTCGGCATCCTCTTGACTGAGCTGACCACCAAGGGCAGAGTGCCATACCCAG GGATGGTGAACCGGGAGGTGCTGGACCAGGTGGAGCGGGGGTACCGCATGCCCTGCCCGCCCGAGTGCCCCGAGTCCCTGCACGACCTCATGTGCCAGTGCTGGCGGAAGGACCCTGAGGAGAGACCCACCTTCGAGTACCTGCAGGCTTTCCTGGAGGACTACTTCACCTCGACAGAGCCCCAGTACCAGCCTGGAGAGAACCTATAG